In Leptospira brenneri, a single genomic region encodes these proteins:
- a CDS encoding CarD family transcriptional regulator, protein MATKKLNEKTKEPKFKVGDYVVYPIHGVGEVTEVAKKLILGKKKDCYSLEIQGSKMKVSIPVDRAMDVGIRSIIDKKEIKKVLTLLKKDEVDTEEDWKVRYQNNMNKIKSGSIFEVADVCRNLYRRAYGKELSIMERKLYESAYNLVKMEIALSKGVPQEEAGNIVSDVLAASVQGLAPAPPPKELDDDLDLE, encoded by the coding sequence TTGGCTACAAAAAAACTAAACGAAAAAACTAAAGAGCCTAAATTCAAGGTAGGGGACTATGTTGTGTACCCTATCCATGGAGTAGGTGAAGTCACAGAAGTTGCGAAAAAGCTGATTCTGGGAAAGAAAAAAGACTGTTACAGCTTGGAAATTCAAGGTTCCAAAATGAAGGTCTCTATTCCTGTGGATCGGGCAATGGATGTGGGTATCCGGTCGATCATTGATAAAAAAGAGATCAAAAAAGTTCTCACTCTCCTAAAAAAGGATGAGGTCGACACGGAAGAGGACTGGAAGGTCCGTTACCAGAACAATATGAACAAGATCAAATCTGGTTCCATTTTCGAGGTGGCTGATGTTTGCCGTAATCTTTACAGACGTGCCTATGGCAAAGAACTTTCCATTATGGAAAGAAAGCTCTATGAGAGCGCCTATAATTTAGTAAAGATGGAAATTGCACTTAGTAAAGGTGTACCCCAGGAAGAAGCAGGAAACATCGTATCGGATGTCTTAGCGGCTTCGGTTCAGGGATTGGCTCCAGCACCGCCTCCAAAAGAATTGGATGATGATCTAGATTTAGAATAA
- a CDS encoding flagellar filament outer layer protein FlaA: MIALKNLRKLTLFLFLFGMVPILAEAGIWREILLENFELSNYNQENLRTKLEKGTKLPEISLSTNFTAPIPGSKQALVLRIPKDANFPFSLYFPKPIEVNAFIKEMTIPVYSSQSNGNLTLIIESQDAEVRQLNLTSLNYRGWKSITVSISKNFDQNDRVFLQKSSIRILGFFYLPYENNDPNQEVLIAIDDITAIVRDKYRPLRNKEILLED; the protein is encoded by the coding sequence ATGATTGCACTGAAAAACTTAAGGAAACTGACACTTTTTCTTTTCTTGTTTGGAATGGTTCCGATTCTGGCTGAGGCAGGAATTTGGCGAGAGATTCTACTCGAGAACTTTGAATTATCCAATTACAATCAGGAAAACTTGCGTACTAAATTGGAAAAAGGAACTAAACTTCCGGAAATCTCCCTTTCCACGAATTTTACAGCTCCCATCCCAGGATCCAAACAAGCTTTGGTTTTACGAATTCCTAAAGATGCCAATTTCCCTTTTTCTTTATACTTTCCCAAACCCATAGAGGTAAATGCATTCATCAAAGAAATGACCATTCCCGTTTATTCCTCACAATCTAATGGGAACCTAACACTCATCATAGAATCGCAAGATGCTGAAGTAAGACAATTGAATTTGACCTCTCTCAATTATCGTGGTTGGAAATCCATCACCGTTTCTATCTCAAAAAACTTTGATCAAAATGACCGAGTTTTTCTCCAAAAAAGCTCCATACGAATCTTGGGGTTCTTTTATTTGCCTTATGAAAATAATGACCCGAACCAAGAGGTTCTAATTGCCATTGATGACATAACTGCCATTGTGCGAGATAAATATAGGCCCCTTCGTAACAAAGAAATCCTTCTCGAAGACTAA
- a CDS encoding ATP-binding cassette domain-containing protein, translated as MIQASGITVSFGKKPLFENVSIKFKPECRYGLIGANGSGKSTFMKVLAGILQPTAGSVVVDKDMKVGYLKQDHYEYENETVLGTVLRGNPELWNVMAERDAIYSKEEMTDEDGMRISEIEEIFADMGGYEAESVAGELLEGLGIPTSAHNKPLNFLTGGFKLRVLLAQVLFLKPDVLLLDEPTNHLDIKTIHWLEELLINYEGVVIVISHDRHFINSVATHIADLDYNTIRMFPGNYDDFMIAAEQSREQLMSDSKRAKEKIADLQEFVSRFSANASKSKQATSRQKQIEKIKAEMVDVKPSSRVAPYIRFKAKRVLGKDVFEAVNISKAYDEKPVIKEFSTSITKGEKVGIVGTNGVGKTTLLKMLLKKLDPDSGQVKWGDSVETSFFPQDHREAMEPDADTLVEWLLRNSPQGTEVQEIRAILGRMLFSGDMANKSTTVLSGGEKSRMIIGKMILACDNVIALDEPTNHLDLETIEALNYALSLFEGTVILVSHDREFISSLCTRIIEVTPEGIKDFKGNYEEFLEREGNDFYKRLTGGAVIAT; from the coding sequence ATGATCCAAGCTAGCGGCATTACAGTCTCCTTCGGGAAAAAACCTCTTTTCGAAAACGTCTCCATTAAATTCAAACCGGAATGCCGTTACGGTCTGATCGGAGCCAATGGTTCCGGAAAATCGACCTTTATGAAGGTTTTAGCGGGTATTTTACAGCCTACAGCCGGCTCTGTCGTTGTGGACAAGGACATGAAGGTCGGATACCTCAAACAGGACCACTACGAATACGAAAACGAAACCGTTCTCGGAACCGTCCTACGGGGAAATCCTGAACTTTGGAATGTGATGGCGGAACGAGATGCCATTTACTCCAAAGAAGAAATGACAGATGAAGACGGAATGCGAATCTCCGAAATCGAAGAAATCTTTGCCGATATGGGTGGGTATGAAGCCGAGTCCGTGGCAGGAGAACTTCTAGAAGGTCTCGGAATTCCTACTTCCGCCCATAACAAACCATTAAATTTTCTCACCGGCGGCTTCAAACTCCGCGTCCTTCTCGCCCAAGTTTTATTTTTAAAACCCGATGTCCTACTTCTGGATGAACCAACCAACCACTTGGATATCAAAACCATTCACTGGTTAGAAGAACTTCTAATAAACTACGAAGGTGTGGTCATTGTGATTTCCCACGACCGTCACTTCATCAACTCCGTTGCCACTCATATTGCCGATTTGGATTACAATACCATTCGTATGTTCCCAGGAAACTACGATGATTTTATGATCGCTGCGGAACAATCCCGCGAACAGCTCATGAGTGATAGTAAACGTGCGAAAGAAAAAATTGCCGACTTACAAGAGTTTGTTTCTAGATTCTCTGCGAACGCAAGTAAATCCAAACAAGCCACTTCTCGCCAAAAACAAATCGAAAAAATAAAAGCAGAGATGGTGGATGTAAAACCATCTTCCAGAGTTGCTCCTTACATTCGTTTCAAAGCAAAACGCGTTTTAGGAAAAGATGTTTTTGAAGCGGTGAACATTTCCAAAGCTTATGATGAAAAACCAGTCATTAAAGAATTTAGCACCTCTATCACCAAAGGGGAAAAAGTAGGAATTGTAGGAACCAACGGTGTTGGGAAAACGACCCTTCTCAAAATGTTATTAAAAAAATTAGATCCAGATTCGGGTCAGGTGAAATGGGGAGATTCTGTAGAAACTTCCTTTTTTCCGCAAGACCACCGTGAGGCGATGGAACCGGATGCAGACACGCTCGTGGAATGGTTATTACGTAACTCACCACAAGGAACCGAAGTACAAGAAATTCGTGCCATCCTGGGTCGAATGCTTTTCAGCGGTGACATGGCAAACAAATCCACAACAGTTCTTTCCGGTGGAGAAAAATCGAGAATGATCATTGGGAAGATGATCCTTGCTTGTGACAATGTCATTGCACTCGATGAACCAACCAACCACTTGGATTTGGAAACTATTGAAGCTCTGAACTACGCCTTGTCTTTGTTTGAAGGAACAGTCATTCTTGTTTCCCACGATAGAGAGTTTATCTCTTCACTTTGTACAAGAATCATCGAAGTAACACCGGAAGGAATTAAAGATTTCAAAGGGAATTACGAAGAATTTTTGGAACGAGAAGGAAACGACTTTTACAAACGCCTGACAGGTGGAGCGGTCATCGCTACTTAA
- a CDS encoding STAS domain-containing protein — translation MDVQVKDDIRIIKFSGAILKVDSDEIEKELSKLTQSSVKKIILDLTKVHHICSTALGIFVATKRKLKPMNGDIKVIVVDEDLIQLFEITMLDKVFEIFPDLSAAMEGFQLDEEDSH, via the coding sequence ATGGATGTTCAAGTCAAGGATGACATTAGGATTATTAAGTTTTCTGGGGCCATCCTCAAGGTTGATTCCGATGAAATTGAAAAAGAACTTTCAAAACTCACGCAAAGCTCTGTTAAAAAAATCATTCTAGATTTAACCAAAGTGCATCATATTTGTTCAACGGCGCTTGGTATCTTTGTTGCCACAAAACGCAAGTTAAAGCCAATGAATGGAGACATTAAGGTTATCGTTGTAGATGAAGATTTGATTCAACTTTTTGAAATCACGATGCTCGACAAGGTATTTGAAATCTTTCCTGATTTATCTGCAGCCATGGAAGGATTCCAACTTGATGAGGAAGATTCCCACTGA
- a CDS encoding ComF family protein codes for MAVCKPCTKNHYLSQKQNLKPKEVELPLDRFVFYDEVYYLQRKGSFERTIFQSLKFENERDLAKYFCLGQRTLANHLKNDPPDLMTLVPSSPKASPRPYHASFALFGKWEKLWKIRRDTNLRKVSVDRQSSLGFEKRFFHAKKAFKFTKSDRIMEGLHVLIVDDIFTTGATVNEIARLYKQAGVRKVTCVVLLLSGGD; via the coding sequence ATGGCGGTCTGTAAACCTTGCACGAAAAACCATTACTTATCACAAAAACAAAATCTAAAACCCAAGGAGGTCGAACTCCCATTAGATCGATTTGTTTTTTATGACGAGGTTTACTATTTACAACGAAAAGGTAGTTTCGAAAGGACAATTTTCCAATCTCTGAAATTTGAAAATGAAAGAGACCTGGCAAAGTATTTTTGTTTGGGACAAAGAACCTTAGCCAATCATCTCAAAAACGATCCGCCGGACTTAATGACCCTTGTCCCTTCCTCTCCCAAGGCGAGTCCAAGGCCATACCATGCTTCCTTTGCCCTCTTTGGGAAATGGGAAAAACTCTGGAAAATCAGGAGAGATACTAATTTGCGTAAGGTTTCAGTGGACAGACAATCTTCTTTGGGGTTTGAAAAACGTTTTTTTCATGCAAAAAAGGCATTCAAATTCACAAAAAGTGATAGAATCATGGAAGGACTTCATGTTCTAATCGTAGATGATATCTTTACGACGGGTGCCACAGTCAATGAAATTGCTAGGTTGTACAAACAAGCTGGCGTCAGAAAGGTAACTTGCGTAGTTTTACTGTTAAGTGGGGGTGATTGA
- a CDS encoding class I SAM-dependent methyltransferase: MEPEFWPNLEEEKSRYLEHNNDVEDIRYQNFLKPIVDKILTNQKSSDDGLDYGAGPGPVVQYLLNQSGYSIQLYDPFFHYYPENLKQTYDYIILTEVVEHFHSPKNEFQKLYNLLNTNGCLYILTHPYDDSIHFEKWYYKNDQTHTFFYTKEAFEWILNHYGFKSLEIHNRIIILKK, encoded by the coding sequence ATGGAACCTGAATTTTGGCCAAATCTAGAGGAAGAAAAATCAAGGTATTTGGAACACAATAACGATGTGGAGGACATTCGTTACCAAAATTTTTTAAAACCAATTGTGGATAAAATTTTGACCAATCAAAAATCAAGTGATGATGGACTAGATTACGGTGCAGGTCCTGGACCCGTGGTTCAATATTTATTAAACCAGTCAGGGTATTCGATTCAATTATATGACCCCTTCTTTCATTACTACCCAGAGAATTTAAAACAAACATACGATTATATCATCCTAACAGAAGTTGTGGAACATTTCCATTCCCCAAAAAATGAATTTCAAAAATTATACAACTTATTAAATACAAACGGATGTTTGTATATCTTAACCCATCCCTATGATGACTCGATCCACTTTGAGAAGTGGTATTATAAAAATGACCAAACCCATACCTTCTTTTACACAAAAGAAGCATTTGAATGGATTTTAAATCATTATGGATTCAAAAGTTTAGAAATCCATAATAGAATTATTATATTAAAAAAGTAA
- the ompL47 gene encoding multi-beta-barrel domain surface protein OmpL47 yields the protein MQAHKYLLAILTISFAGQITAQVAAPKATTSTKDQAIKKTESTSTQAKDGVDKVETTVKDILGDKKESGAAASNPSALFITSKTTFSLDAKDESSTIDFIEWKPKNGEYRKYTQPIRISEEGLTEVYYRSVDKVGNAETPKILVLHVDNTAPRVSLIPQEQFFVLDGVPFASKNNTYTLVAEDQQTGVEKIQFSINQEAAKAYADPIKLENGGANVVKYSATDKSGNSSPESSLIITVDDVKPTVEIVPSFPLVDINGKNFQRKGNVFYVNATDKESGIKKVLVKVDEEEYKPYVEAISIETQGDHVIKAMAVDNVGNQSDVVEIKLTVDLTPPTSTIQKSTDAPKVETPAPAATTPAK from the coding sequence ATGCAGGCGCACAAATACCTTTTGGCCATACTGACAATATCTTTCGCAGGCCAAATCACAGCACAAGTTGCTGCACCAAAAGCCACTACTTCTACAAAAGACCAGGCAATTAAAAAAACAGAATCCACCTCTACTCAAGCCAAAGACGGTGTTGATAAAGTTGAGACAACTGTAAAAGACATATTGGGTGACAAAAAAGAATCGGGAGCTGCTGCTTCTAATCCATCTGCTCTTTTCATTACAAGTAAAACTACTTTTTCATTAGATGCAAAAGATGAGTCTTCTACAATTGATTTTATCGAATGGAAACCAAAAAACGGCGAGTATAGAAAATACACGCAACCAATTCGTATTTCTGAAGAAGGTCTTACTGAAGTTTATTACCGTTCTGTAGACAAAGTTGGAAATGCTGAAACTCCAAAAATTCTTGTCCTTCATGTTGATAACACTGCTCCAAGAGTGAGTTTAATCCCTCAAGAACAGTTCTTTGTTTTGGACGGAGTTCCTTTCGCTTCTAAAAACAATACTTATACACTTGTTGCTGAAGACCAACAAACTGGTGTTGAAAAAATCCAATTCAGCATCAACCAAGAAGCAGCAAAAGCTTATGCTGATCCAATCAAATTGGAAAACGGTGGAGCTAACGTAGTAAAATATTCTGCAACTGATAAATCTGGAAACTCTTCTCCAGAATCATCACTCATCATCACTGTGGATGATGTAAAACCAACAGTAGAAATCGTTCCCTCTTTCCCATTAGTTGACATCAACGGAAAAAATTTCCAAAGAAAAGGAAACGTATTCTATGTAAATGCAACTGATAAAGAATCTGGTATTAAAAAAGTTCTAGTAAAAGTTGACGAAGAAGAATACAAACCTTACGTAGAAGCAATTTCTATCGAAACACAAGGTGACCATGTCATTAAAGCAATGGCAGTGGACAATGTAGGAAACCAATCCGATGTAGTAGAAATAAAACTCACTGTGGATTTAACTCCTCCAACTTCGACCATTCAAAAATCAACTGATGCTCCTAAGGTAGAAACTCCTGCTCCGGCAGCGACAACACCAGCTAAGTAA
- a CDS encoding apolipoprotein N-acyltransferase translates to MKLIRFLISREGIISVFCYAVTALFSFLSFAPVNFPFFVWFAPLGLFLIEKRNRGEWKKLIYHGFGFSILFYLVSFHWIYHMTTVFGGFDWYLAVPIFIGSAILLNFKFPVYLLLFSFLAKRVKRFFPVIASVSILVAEFFTPQVFPWYFGNIVAENQILAQNAEYASSYGLSAFLFFVSYYLFYLRKPKTFFRILTHFLSKHKRIQKQFLFGGFGLVLVLVLFFGNGYYLYQKWSNVKPKAERDVLIVQPNAPLEFRDGRNPAEEIRNLMTRIDAMTESELKKSPVDLVVLPESGVPFFTTHDTEVTRYSRIYWHQFESLMAILSLRHGTNVFYNELDADLVPTALPGRISRRDVRMYNSSVLMNPNGERRKSYQKVFLLIFGEYMPFEWMYALSGQTGQFAPGTSLDLIPYYEPRKTASSQKKDLRWEDTMLMGPVSVREYYSKDKVEEKQIGTFLPLICYEVIISEFVRKFQGDPDFIVNVTNDKWYGNSVETYQHHTLGRLRAIEFRKWIVRSTNSGTSVFTDHLGRNIDNDFTPIESTAVIRKKVQVIPGEMTFYRLYGNLLSYLYMGIVGLVFFFYAKRNS, encoded by the coding sequence ATGAAACTAATTCGTTTTTTAATTTCGCGAGAAGGTATCATATCCGTTTTTTGTTATGCGGTCACTGCTTTATTTTCCTTCCTTTCTTTTGCTCCTGTAAACTTTCCTTTTTTTGTTTGGTTTGCTCCTTTAGGCCTTTTTCTTATCGAAAAAAGAAATCGTGGAGAATGGAAAAAACTCATTTATCATGGGTTTGGTTTTTCGATTCTTTTTTATTTAGTTTCTTTTCATTGGATTTACCATATGACCACAGTATTTGGTGGTTTTGATTGGTACTTAGCAGTTCCTATATTTATTGGTTCTGCGATCCTTTTAAATTTTAAATTCCCTGTTTATCTTTTATTATTTTCTTTTTTAGCAAAACGGGTAAAACGATTTTTCCCTGTCATTGCTTCTGTTTCGATTCTCGTTGCTGAGTTTTTTACTCCTCAAGTGTTCCCTTGGTATTTTGGAAACATTGTTGCTGAAAACCAGATTTTAGCGCAAAACGCGGAATATGCGAGCTCTTATGGATTATCTGCATTTTTATTTTTTGTTTCTTATTATTTATTTTATTTAAGAAAACCAAAAACCTTCTTTAGAATATTGACTCATTTTCTTTCGAAACATAAAAGAATTCAGAAACAGTTTTTGTTTGGTGGTTTCGGCCTCGTTTTGGTTCTTGTTTTATTTTTTGGGAATGGATATTATTTATACCAAAAGTGGTCGAATGTAAAACCTAAAGCGGAGCGTGATGTTCTTATCGTTCAACCAAATGCACCGTTAGAATTTCGAGATGGTCGTAATCCCGCAGAAGAGATTCGAAACCTAATGACTCGCATTGATGCAATGACTGAAAGTGAACTGAAAAAAAGTCCGGTGGATCTTGTTGTCCTTCCCGAATCGGGAGTTCCCTTTTTCACAACTCACGATACAGAGGTCACTCGTTATAGCCGAATCTATTGGCACCAGTTTGAATCTTTGATGGCGATCTTAAGTTTAAGACATGGAACCAATGTATTTTATAATGAACTGGATGCGGATTTAGTTCCTACTGCACTTCCTGGTCGTATCTCGAGAAGAGATGTGCGAATGTATAACTCTTCTGTTCTTATGAATCCGAATGGGGAAAGAAGGAAAAGTTATCAAAAAGTTTTTTTACTTATTTTTGGAGAATACATGCCTTTTGAGTGGATGTATGCTCTCTCTGGACAAACCGGACAATTTGCACCGGGAACCAGCCTTGATCTAATCCCTTATTACGAACCAAGAAAAACTGCTTCTTCTCAAAAAAAAGACCTTCGATGGGAAGATACAATGCTCATGGGTCCCGTGAGTGTTCGTGAATACTACAGTAAAGACAAAGTGGAAGAAAAACAAATTGGTACTTTTTTACCTTTGATTTGTTATGAAGTGATTATCTCTGAATTTGTGAGAAAATTTCAGGGAGATCCTGATTTTATCGTCAATGTTACAAATGATAAATGGTATGGAAATTCTGTAGAAACATACCAACACCACACTCTGGGTCGCCTTCGCGCGATTGAATTTCGTAAGTGGATTGTTAGGTCTACGAACTCAGGCACATCTGTATTTACCGATCATCTTGGTCGTAATATAGATAATGATTTTACACCCATTGAATCCACTGCTGTCATTCGCAAGAAAGTGCAAGTGATCCCAGGGGAAATGACATTTTACCGTTTGTATGGGAATTTACTTTCTTATTTGTATATGGGCATTGTGGGACTAGTGTTTTTCTTTTATGCGAAAAGGAATTCTTAA
- the rdgB gene encoding RdgB/HAM1 family non-canonical purine NTP pyrophosphatase, with the protein MTKKLAFASGSAHKWKEMQMLLAPYGYEVVLPKDLGISFSPEETETTFTGNSFIKSKELYRLTGLPSFADDSGISVPALGGEPGVYSARFGGPGLTDKERALYLLQKLGAETRREAYYSCVVSYVDADHVVSFEGRVDGFIAADYDLEGKYGFGYDPIFIYPPFEKRFSQVPESEKNTVSHRKKAMDLFLDWLQNQK; encoded by the coding sequence CTGACAAAAAAATTAGCATTTGCATCTGGTAGTGCACACAAATGGAAAGAGATGCAAATGTTACTTGCACCCTATGGGTACGAAGTAGTCCTCCCTAAAGATTTAGGAATTTCTTTTTCTCCTGAAGAGACCGAAACCACCTTCACCGGAAATTCTTTTATCAAATCGAAAGAACTCTATCGCCTTACAGGTCTTCCTTCCTTTGCGGATGATTCTGGAATTTCGGTTCCGGCCCTTGGAGGAGAACCTGGTGTTTACTCTGCACGATTTGGTGGACCTGGTCTTACCGATAAAGAACGTGCCCTTTACCTTTTGCAAAAGTTAGGTGCCGAAACAAGACGTGAGGCTTATTACAGTTGTGTAGTGAGTTATGTGGATGCAGACCATGTTGTTTCTTTTGAAGGACGGGTTGATGGTTTTATTGCCGCAGACTACGATCTAGAAGGAAAATATGGATTTGGGTATGATCCTATTTTTATTTATCCCCCTTTTGAAAAACGGTTCTCTCAAGTTCCCGAATCAGAGAAAAATACAGTATCCCATCGTAAAAAAGCAATGGATCTTTTTTTAGATTGGTTGCAAAATCAAAAATAA
- a CDS encoding Lsa36 family surface (lipo)protein has protein sequence MRFFLYYIIFIFSIPLALFKLEAQVVCVGEECSNIPTEYKILGNLVEPVFDRIYTKGFLRSMGDNAVLQNLNSNQSGGANVSRYRVGLGYTASRGEEKARDFYYENSELRTLPKAGVAASPSLSFTVNLGEWFRGSSAKQWNLTTHFFPYEFGEANIPFVKIRNTEVNGRVFNYGAVLRYFPVDSGFSLGFGLFQTNQDIYLSAYDRRPTQFRIDGDKRRWMGQNDLFYQSRITSASFDLKYNYTVGFLSIIPGIGAVYNHGYTAIQATRFAAISTMENPDDFSSVPSALGIRLATRHNHRSGFGYGSLGFKFGQGDFSFNTEFMAGKEIQSLNLSLQLQF, from the coding sequence ATGAGATTTTTTCTTTATTATATTATTTTTATTTTTTCGATTCCCTTGGCCTTGTTCAAACTTGAAGCTCAGGTAGTTTGTGTTGGGGAAGAATGTTCCAATATTCCCACTGAATACAAAATACTAGGAAATCTAGTAGAACCTGTCTTTGATCGAATTTATACGAAGGGATTTCTTCGTTCAATGGGAGACAATGCTGTTTTACAAAATTTAAATTCCAACCAATCGGGAGGTGCCAATGTCAGTCGTTACCGAGTGGGGTTAGGTTATACGGCTTCTCGTGGTGAGGAGAAAGCTCGTGATTTTTACTATGAAAATTCGGAACTCCGGACTTTACCCAAAGCGGGCGTGGCTGCTTCGCCTTCTCTTAGTTTTACGGTCAATTTAGGTGAATGGTTTCGAGGTTCGAGTGCTAAACAATGGAATCTAACAACTCATTTTTTCCCTTACGAATTTGGGGAAGCCAACATCCCTTTTGTAAAAATACGAAATACTGAGGTGAACGGAAGGGTTTTTAATTATGGAGCTGTTTTACGATATTTCCCTGTTGATTCTGGGTTTTCTTTGGGGTTTGGACTGTTTCAAACCAACCAAGACATTTATTTAAGTGCTTATGACAGAAGACCTACTCAGTTTCGGATTGATGGAGATAAAAGGCGTTGGATGGGCCAAAACGATTTATTTTATCAGTCAAGAATCACCTCTGCCTCCTTTGATCTAAAATATAATTATACAGTCGGTTTTTTATCGATCATTCCTGGAATTGGAGCTGTATATAATCATGGTTATACGGCCATTCAGGCAACCCGTTTTGCCGCAATTTCTACGATGGAAAATCCAGATGACTTTAGTTCTGTTCCAAGTGCCTTAGGGATTCGATTGGCAACAAGACACAACCACAGATCAGGGTTTGGGTATGGAAGTTTGGGATTTAAGTTTGGTCAGGGAGATTTTAGTTTTAATACGGAATTTATGGCAGGGAAAGAGATCCAATCTCTTAATCTTTCCCTGCAATTGCAATTTTAA
- a CDS encoding PIN/TRAM domain-containing protein gives MKHLLSTLGTILVSSVSFFFLYSESQNLVLAGVLAGVIFIYSLVLVLGERKLFPEIKADLVLCASVGALLGLSIAAFPVSLLNDYGYKSIAIFVAVLLFLTGIKTGVAFAKKPGLAIFGGGNGGSGSSFQIPGLETASSQIKDKILDTSVVIDGRILDIADTHFLDGPLILPNFVLREIQLISDSSDPIKRARGRRGLEMLNKLQRKGSIEVKITYTDYSDTREVDAKLVKLARDTGGAVVTNDFNLNKVAELQGVRVLNLNNLANALKPVVLPGEEFQISVIKEGKDENQGIGYLEDGTMVVIENGGHLVGKDVRVVVTSIIQTAAGKMIFTKVQNGNNNYNKS, from the coding sequence ATGAAACATTTACTTTCAACTTTAGGGACAATTTTAGTCTCTTCAGTATCGTTTTTCTTCTTATATTCGGAATCGCAAAACCTCGTTTTGGCGGGGGTGCTTGCTGGAGTCATTTTTATTTATTCCCTAGTTCTCGTACTTGGTGAAAGAAAATTATTCCCTGAAATCAAAGCTGATCTTGTACTTTGTGCTAGTGTAGGAGCACTACTTGGATTGTCTATTGCTGCATTTCCGGTGAGCCTCCTAAACGATTACGGGTATAAATCCATTGCAATATTTGTAGCTGTGCTTTTGTTCTTAACAGGAATCAAAACTGGCGTTGCATTCGCTAAAAAACCAGGTCTTGCGATTTTTGGCGGTGGTAATGGTGGGTCTGGCTCTAGTTTCCAAATTCCAGGTCTTGAAACTGCAAGTAGCCAAATTAAAGATAAAATCTTAGATACCTCAGTTGTGATTGATGGTCGTATTTTGGATATTGCTGACACACATTTTTTGGATGGTCCACTCATCCTACCTAACTTTGTATTAAGAGAAATCCAATTGATCTCTGATTCTTCGGACCCAATCAAAAGGGCGCGTGGAAGACGTGGTCTTGAGATGCTGAACAAACTACAAAGAAAAGGATCTATCGAAGTTAAGATCACTTATACCGATTATTCAGATACAAGAGAAGTGGATGCAAAACTTGTAAAATTAGCACGTGATACTGGTGGAGCTGTTGTTACTAACGACTTCAACCTAAACAAAGTGGCTGAGTTACAAGGGGTTCGTGTTCTCAACTTAAATAATCTTGCAAACGCACTCAAACCAGTGGTTCTTCCTGGAGAAGAGTTCCAAATTTCCGTCATCAAAGAAGGAAAGGATGAAAACCAAGGAATTGGTTACTTAGAAGATGGAACTATGGTTGTGATTGAAAATGGCGGACATTTGGTCGGAAAAGATGTACGTGTGGTTGTGACTAGTATCATCCAAACTGCTGCTGGTAAAATGATTTTTACAAAAGTGCAAAACGGTAACAATAACTACAACAAATCGTAA